In Arachis hypogaea cultivar Tifrunner chromosome 17, arahy.Tifrunner.gnm2.J5K5, whole genome shotgun sequence, a single window of DNA contains:
- the LOC112762847 gene encoding uncharacterized protein: MNIIKIDIDKSWISRPQGSVEYKAGLNKFLDFAFANASSDGMIHCPCPSCGFRLFQTREDAYDHLLLKSFPAKYTFSLHHGERHVGESSTETQETNHGSDYRDPMRDMVREAFNFPGSVVDEDDSSNKDFEGDAEELPYLYSKPSQAARHFDELLEDGEQELYPGCAKFSKLAFLVKLYHIKYMCSVSNKAFRMILELLCEAFEHAKIPTSLHDAKRIIRKLGIAYKKIDACSNDCMLYQGSDQELSRCKICGTSRWKQKTRRNSIVRINVVVKKKGKPQAAKVLRYFPLVPRLQRMFMSSKTSVDMLWHKKGLNSDGFLRHPRDGEAWKAFDRRYTHFSVDPRSVRLALASDGFNPFRNLSSRYSIWPVILIPYNLPPWSCMRPSSFLLSMIIPGPKMPGNNIDVYLQSLITELKQLWGGVDTYDASEKKTFKLHAALMWTISDFPGLGNLSGWNTYGGKACPTCNLDAESKRLTFSQKWCFMGYRHFLNQGHRFRQDRVRFDGKVEVRGPPVTLSGGDILRQLDNVHVKLGKVQREAGKRARGQQAALQDESP; the protein is encoded by the coding sequence ATGAACAtcataaaaatagatatagataagAGTTGGATCTCAAGGCCACAAGGTAGTGTCGAATACAAGGCCGGGTTGAACAAATTTTTGGATTTCGCATTTGCGAATGCATCATCCGATGGGATGATACATTGTCCATGTCCTTCGTGTGGGTTCCGGCTATTCCAAACTAGAGAGGATGCTTACGATCACTTGCTGTTAAAATCGTTTCCTGCTAAGTATACTTTTTCGTTACATCACGGGGAGAGACACGTAGGAGAGAGTTCTACTGAGACACAAGAAACTAACCATGGTAGCGACTACCGAGATCCAATGCGCGACATGGTTCGTGAGGCATTCAACTTTCCAGGTTCTGTTGTCGATGAAGATGACTCGAGCAACAAAGATTTTGAGGGGGATGCCGAAGAGTTGCCTTATTTGTACAGCAAACCTAGTCAGGCAGCCCGTCATTTTGATGAGCTGCTTGAGGATGGAGAGCAGGAATTGTATCCGGGTTGTGCGAAATTCTCGAAGTTGGCTTTCTTGGTCAAGCTATACCATATAAAGTACATGTGCAGCGTGAGCAACAAGGCATTCAGAATGATACTAGAGTTACTGTGTGAGGCCTTTGAGCATGCAAAGATTCCGACTTCACTGCACGATGCCAAGAGGATCATACGAAAGCTCGGTATTGCGTACAAGAAGATAGATGCATGTTCGAATGACTGCATGCTATATCAGGGCAGCGATCAAGAACTGTCTAGGTGCAAGATATGTGGGACCTCGAGATGGAAGCAAAAGACTAGGAGGAATTCCATTGTCCGGATCAATGTGGTTgttaagaagaaagggaagcCGCAGGCGGCGAAGGTTCTTCGGTACTTTCCCCTTGTTCCACGACTGCAGCGGATGTTCATGTCCAGTAAGACATCTGTTGACATGTTGTGGCACAAGAAAGGTCTTAACTCGGATGGTTTTTTGAGGCATCCACGAGACGGAGAGGCATGGAAGGCATTTGATAGAAGATATACTCACTTCAGTGTCGATCCACGCAGTGTTCGCTTAGCCTTAGCTAGCGATGGCTTTAATCCCTTCAGAAATCTCAGCTCAAGGTACTCGATCTGGCCCGTGATTCTCATCCCCTACAACCTACCCCCATGGAGTTGTATGAGACCCAGCTCTTTCTTGCTGTCTATGATTATCCCCGGTCCCAAGATGCCTGGTAATAACATAGATGTCTACTTACAGTCGTTGATAACAGAGTTGAAGCAGCTGTGGGGTGGTGTTGATACGTACGACGCTAGCGAGAAAAAAACATTCAAGCTGCATGCTGCGCTAATGTGGACAATCAGCGATTTTCCAGGGTTGGGCAACTTATCTGGGTGGAATACGTACGGTGGAAAAGCATGTCCTACGTGCAACCTGGATGCCGAGTCTAAGCGACTCACGTTTAGTCAGAAATGGTGTTTCATGGGTTATCGGCACTTTCTGAATCAAGGCCACAGATTTCGGCAGGACCGAGTCAGATTTGATGGAAAGGTAGAGGTCAGAGGTCCGCCTGTAACATTGTCGGGTGGAGATATTTTGAGACAGTTGGATAATGTGCATGTCAAGCTTGGCAAGGTGCAAAGGGAAGCCGGTAAAAGAGCGCGCGGACAACAGGCTGCATTACAAGATGAGTCTCCTTGA